Proteins encoded by one window of Kribbella italica:
- a CDS encoding glycoside hydrolase domain-containing protein, with the protein MFEQVDPFIGTGATDLPAPKGLAATWWWPKPQVGNTHPGAMHPFGMVSACAYSGAYPTGYGLYDFNTEGVPGLLHDRPVASGFTHFQQSGTGAIRKYYNYFRVTPMLGPLDDLGTNWDLRDEVAEPGYYAATLSSGVRCEVTVGPKSAVHRYTFPAYDAARIVIDASTGGLAIPHSRTVPLKAHLAMLEPGVAQGEIHVEGVPLAVHLEVDAPGWRQLLWYDRRLMPGGTRLDFDYIRPTTLRPFGLMFMGPSRAEQTVEVRLGFSLRGCAKARDNLHADVGRTQAAFAGRRDRTAATWRDHLGKVEIDAGSDDQATVFGTALYHSLVKPSFAPDESPSWTTEGPYAFDICTLWDIYRTQLPLMTTLFPERSVALAGAMLSIAEQEGNLPIGYRMAKGADRFSRQGSALAHTFFADLCQLDLPGIDWDWAMVHLELDLRRTYGEDYLVHGVAHPISHTLDLAYAYHCTAAIAHRVRDRPLAQQMRELAEGWQAAYDPGTGLLRDSTFYEGGRWNYSFRLLHDMRARIALAGGDEAFVRLLDRFFGYDALSVVQPGVAPSVAEMNAGYGLSRFEGLNNEPDYEAPWAYHYAGRPDRTAEVVHAAIANQFGTGRGGLPGNDDSGGLSAWYVWATLGLFPVAGQSLFLVSAPAVAESTLQLPEGDLSITTTGFEPVEAGGPVSYVQSLAVDGKTLERPWISGRELRHIRNLHLELGPRPSGWGSRVRPPSTSDTLGGEA; encoded by the coding sequence ATGTTCGAGCAGGTTGACCCGTTCATCGGGACCGGGGCCACTGACCTGCCTGCGCCGAAGGGGCTGGCAGCAACTTGGTGGTGGCCGAAGCCGCAGGTGGGGAACACTCATCCGGGGGCGATGCATCCGTTCGGGATGGTGTCGGCCTGTGCGTACTCGGGGGCCTATCCGACCGGGTACGGGTTGTACGACTTCAACACCGAGGGCGTGCCCGGCCTGCTGCACGACCGGCCGGTCGCCTCCGGATTCACCCACTTCCAGCAGTCCGGCACCGGTGCGATCCGTAAGTACTACAACTACTTCCGGGTGACGCCGATGCTCGGGCCGCTCGACGACCTGGGCACCAACTGGGACCTGCGGGACGAGGTGGCCGAGCCCGGCTACTACGCGGCGACGCTGAGCTCGGGGGTGCGTTGCGAGGTGACGGTCGGCCCCAAGTCGGCCGTCCATCGGTACACCTTCCCGGCGTACGACGCCGCCCGGATCGTCATCGACGCCTCGACCGGCGGGCTGGCCATCCCGCACAGCCGGACGGTGCCGCTCAAGGCACACCTGGCGATGCTGGAGCCGGGGGTGGCTCAGGGCGAGATCCACGTCGAGGGTGTGCCGCTGGCCGTGCACCTGGAGGTCGACGCCCCGGGCTGGCGGCAGTTGCTCTGGTACGACCGGCGCCTGATGCCCGGCGGTACCCGCCTCGACTTCGACTACATCCGGCCGACCACCTTGCGGCCGTTCGGGCTGATGTTCATGGGACCCTCGCGGGCCGAGCAGACCGTCGAGGTACGGCTGGGGTTCTCGCTGCGGGGGTGCGCGAAGGCCCGCGACAACCTGCACGCGGACGTCGGCCGAACCCAGGCGGCCTTCGCCGGGCGGCGCGACCGGACAGCGGCCACCTGGCGCGACCACCTCGGCAAGGTCGAGATCGACGCCGGGTCCGACGACCAGGCAACGGTGTTCGGTACGGCGCTCTACCACTCGCTGGTCAAGCCGAGCTTCGCCCCGGACGAGAGCCCGTCGTGGACGACCGAGGGCCCGTACGCGTTCGACATCTGCACCCTGTGGGACATCTACCGCACGCAACTGCCACTGATGACCACGTTGTTCCCGGAGCGTTCGGTCGCGCTGGCCGGCGCGATGCTGTCGATCGCCGAGCAGGAGGGCAACCTGCCGATCGGCTACCGGATGGCCAAGGGCGCCGATCGGTTCTCCCGGCAGGGCAGCGCTCTCGCGCACACCTTCTTCGCCGACCTGTGCCAACTGGATCTGCCGGGGATCGACTGGGACTGGGCCATGGTGCACCTGGAGCTGGACCTGCGCCGGACGTACGGCGAGGACTACCTGGTGCACGGTGTGGCGCACCCGATCAGCCACACCCTCGACCTGGCGTACGCCTACCACTGCACCGCGGCGATCGCCCACAGGGTGCGCGACCGGCCGCTGGCCCAGCAGATGCGCGAGCTCGCCGAAGGCTGGCAAGCGGCGTACGACCCGGGCACCGGGTTGCTACGCGACTCGACCTTCTACGAGGGCGGCCGATGGAACTACTCCTTCCGGCTGCTGCACGACATGCGTGCCCGGATCGCGCTGGCCGGCGGTGACGAGGCGTTCGTCAGGCTGCTCGATCGGTTCTTCGGGTACGACGCGCTGTCGGTCGTCCAACCGGGTGTGGCGCCGAGCGTGGCCGAGATGAACGCCGGCTACGGCCTGTCCCGGTTCGAGGGGCTGAACAACGAACCGGACTACGAGGCGCCGTGGGCCTACCACTACGCCGGGCGCCCGGACCGGACCGCCGAGGTGGTGCACGCCGCGATCGCCAACCAGTTCGGCACCGGCCGCGGTGGGCTGCCGGGCAACGACGACTCCGGCGGGTTGTCCGCCTGGTACGTGTGGGCGACGCTCGGGCTGTTCCCGGTCGCCGGGCAGAGCCTGTTCCTGGTGAGCGCGCCGGCCGTGGCGGAGTCCACGCTTCAGCTGCCGGAGGGCGACCTGTCGATCACCACGACGGGGTTCGAGCCGGTCGAGGCCGGCGGACCGGTCTCCTACGTCCAGTCCCTCGCGGTGGACGGCAAGACCCTCGAACGCCCGTGGATCTCCGGCCGGGAGCTGCGGCACATCCGCAACCTGCACCTCGAGCTCGGCCCGCGGCCCTCCGGCTGGGGCAGCCGCGTCAGGCCACCGTCAACATCCGACACCCTGGGAGGTGAGGCATGA
- a CDS encoding glycosyltransferase, with protein MSIADDTLVPSGPNRRLVIVVRADPVICGHSGEARCLAEVALTRGFDDVRIVTWPLDALEAAGLPMKPLDGVLPYSPGITVERPGPVGDYRVPDGRYLSGLIGRLVELFSDGVPTVAMSLYLSPHAIAVQEAAQVARRIGPARVVTVAEAVGSDITNVVRECVATGRFGAAAHILSVYLEADHCVAVSEYTRELIVASAATLDAMHGTTFAQRCRERIAISYPAVDSWSYLSLTEDRIAETLARRGLSRDGYVLFLSRIASAKGIDDLIDAYAGSRSAERVQLVLAGRGPQEDEVVARVAAAGLGDRVRILTDVDDAEKPALMAGSAAFVLPTREQPEFVETFGIALVEKALAGGGPIITCATGGVPEAVGDTALLVPQHDPTTLRTVLDEVICDWTPTQRSEAEHYARTHALQFDRAQVFDRLFTLTEPSAAHVA; from the coding sequence ATGAGCATCGCCGACGACACGCTCGTCCCGTCCGGACCCAACCGCCGCCTGGTCATCGTTGTCCGTGCCGACCCGGTGATCTGCGGGCACTCCGGCGAGGCGCGGTGCCTCGCGGAGGTGGCGCTCACCCGCGGGTTCGACGACGTACGGATCGTGACCTGGCCGCTGGATGCGCTGGAGGCGGCCGGGCTGCCGATGAAGCCGCTGGACGGCGTACTGCCGTACAGCCCTGGCATCACCGTCGAGCGGCCCGGTCCCGTGGGCGACTACCGGGTTCCGGACGGGCGCTACCTGTCCGGGCTCATCGGGCGGCTGGTCGAGTTGTTCAGCGACGGCGTACCGACGGTGGCGATGTCGCTGTACCTGAGCCCGCATGCGATCGCCGTACAGGAGGCCGCGCAGGTGGCGCGCCGGATCGGGCCCGCCCGGGTCGTCACTGTCGCTGAGGCAGTGGGCTCCGACATCACCAACGTGGTGCGCGAGTGCGTGGCGACCGGGCGGTTCGGAGCGGCTGCGCACATCCTGTCGGTCTATCTGGAGGCCGACCACTGTGTGGCGGTGTCGGAGTACACGAGGGAGTTGATCGTCGCCTCGGCGGCGACGCTGGACGCCATGCACGGTACGACGTTCGCGCAGCGGTGCCGTGAACGGATCGCGATCTCCTACCCGGCGGTCGACTCCTGGTCGTACCTGTCACTCACCGAGGACAGGATCGCCGAAACCCTGGCCCGGCGAGGGCTTTCGCGGGACGGGTACGTGCTGTTCCTGTCCCGGATCGCGTCGGCGAAGGGCATCGACGACCTGATCGACGCGTACGCCGGATCGCGATCGGCCGAGCGCGTGCAACTGGTCCTGGCCGGTCGCGGACCACAGGAGGACGAGGTGGTCGCGCGGGTGGCAGCAGCAGGCCTCGGCGACCGCGTCCGGATCCTCACCGACGTGGACGACGCAGAAAAACCCGCCCTGATGGCCGGCAGCGCGGCCTTCGTCCTCCCCACGCGCGAGCAGCCCGAGTTCGTGGAAACCTTCGGCATCGCCCTGGTCGAAAAGGCGCTGGCCGGCGGCGGCCCCATCATCACCTGCGCCACCGGCGGCGTCCCCGAAGCAGTAGGCGACACAGCCCTGCTGGTCCCCCAGCACGACCCAACCACCCTACGAACCGTCCTCGACGAGGTCATCTGCGACTGGACCCCCACCCAACGATCCGAAGCCGAACACTACGCCCGAACCCACGCCCTCCAGTTCGACCGAGCCCAAGTCTTCGACCGCCTCTTCACCCTCACCGAACCATCTGCCGCTCACGTCGCCTGA
- a CDS encoding methyltransferase domain-containing protein — protein MADWTEAARKLAAEITGAAPEWHDAVRATPRHLLVPRWWEPVPDSYPFVWGLRAPDPEQPWERVHGNETLVTRVGEHHADHAEVGARQGGLPTSSSTLPGLIVDMLHLLDPQPADRVLDVGTGSGYSAALLAHRLGDDPVTSIDIDRYLVEAAGERLAGFGRTPRIEVADATGSLPEGEYDRIVATVSVRPIPSSWLEALRPGGRIVTTIVGTSLLISADMGTDGVARGRVQPGPASFMRTRQAPDYPARLDEVYTAARDQDGEEVRSLTGPMPDLWSDWELRCLFELTTPDIENRSATCDDGTGILWLLASDGSWARAEGASGTVHQSGPRRLWDELDDVQRTWEAADRFPLHELSVELHPDRGSLASPDGQWMVDL, from the coding sequence GTGGCTGACTGGACCGAGGCCGCCCGGAAGCTCGCGGCTGAGATCACGGGTGCGGCCCCGGAGTGGCATGACGCGGTGCGTGCAACACCGCGGCATCTGCTGGTGCCGCGGTGGTGGGAGCCGGTGCCGGACAGCTATCCGTTTGTTTGGGGGCTTCGTGCGCCTGATCCTGAGCAGCCTTGGGAGCGGGTGCACGGCAACGAGACGCTCGTGACTCGGGTCGGGGAGCACCATGCTGACCACGCCGAGGTGGGAGCGAGGCAGGGCGGTCTGCCGACCTCTTCGTCGACGCTGCCCGGGCTGATCGTGGACATGCTGCACCTGCTTGATCCGCAGCCGGCGGATCGAGTGCTCGACGTTGGCACTGGATCGGGCTACTCCGCCGCGTTGCTGGCTCACCGGCTCGGCGACGACCCGGTGACCAGCATCGACATCGACCGCTACCTGGTCGAGGCGGCGGGGGAGCGGCTGGCCGGCTTCGGGCGGACGCCTCGGATCGAGGTGGCGGATGCGACGGGCTCGCTGCCTGAGGGCGAGTACGACCGGATCGTCGCGACGGTGTCGGTCCGGCCGATCCCATCGAGTTGGCTTGAGGCTCTGCGTCCCGGCGGGCGGATCGTGACGACCATCGTCGGTACGTCGTTGCTCATCAGCGCCGACATGGGCACGGACGGCGTCGCCCGCGGGCGGGTTCAGCCAGGGCCGGCGAGCTTCATGCGCACCCGCCAAGCTCCCGACTACCCAGCACGTCTGGACGAGGTCTACACCGCAGCACGAGACCAAGACGGCGAAGAGGTGCGCAGCCTGACCGGCCCGATGCCAGACCTGTGGTCCGACTGGGAGCTTCGCTGCCTGTTCGAACTCACCACCCCGGACATCGAGAACCGATCCGCCACCTGCGACGACGGCACCGGGATCCTGTGGCTGCTCGCGTCGGACGGGTCCTGGGCAAGAGCCGAAGGCGCGAGCGGCACCGTGCACCAGTCCGGCCCGCGCCGCCTCTGGGACGAGCTCGACGATGTCCAACGCACGTGGGAAGCGGCCGACCGCTTCCCACTCCACGAGCTGAGCGTCGAGCTACACCCAGATCGAGGCAGCCTGGCCAGCCCCGATGGGCAGTGGATGGTCGACCTCTGA
- the tgmB gene encoding ATP-grasp ribosomal peptide maturase → MATVLVLTGRDDLTADAVVDELTLRGTSVVRYDTADFPLSSRLAVTLGPDGWDGGLTGERVVDLDAISSVWWRRPAEFSVPSEWPDEARAFALSEARVGVLGVLGSLPVRWINHPAKDSAANYKPVQLAVAARAGLEVPRTTITSDADYAREFVGPDEVIYKGLSGGVLTANRRHRYLPTTLLRRDQIDEGLAGTAHLFQERVSKAYEVRLTVIGEQMFAVAIHAGSEAAKLDWRTDYASLTYEPVELPVDVEKGVRLLMNELGLFFGALDFAVTPDGRWVFFEVNPNGQWHWLAVKAGVPMVEAMADALQGKDG, encoded by the coding sequence ATGGCCACCGTCCTGGTGCTGACCGGCCGCGACGACCTGACGGCGGACGCGGTTGTCGATGAACTGACCCTCCGTGGGACCTCGGTCGTTCGGTACGACACTGCCGATTTTCCGCTGTCGTCGAGGTTGGCCGTCACGTTGGGTCCAGACGGCTGGGACGGAGGGCTGACGGGGGAGCGGGTCGTCGACCTCGACGCGATCAGTTCCGTGTGGTGGCGTCGTCCGGCCGAGTTCAGTGTGCCGAGCGAATGGCCGGACGAGGCTCGCGCCTTCGCGCTGTCGGAGGCGCGGGTCGGGGTACTGGGCGTACTGGGCTCGCTGCCGGTTCGATGGATCAACCACCCGGCCAAGGACTCGGCCGCCAACTACAAGCCGGTCCAGCTCGCTGTCGCGGCTCGTGCCGGCCTTGAGGTTCCCCGTACGACGATCACCTCCGATGCGGATTACGCCCGGGAGTTCGTCGGACCGGACGAAGTGATCTACAAAGGCCTCAGTGGCGGCGTCCTCACCGCCAATCGGCGGCATCGTTATCTGCCGACAACGTTGCTGCGTAGGGACCAGATCGACGAGGGGCTGGCAGGTACGGCGCATCTCTTCCAGGAGCGGGTTTCGAAGGCGTACGAGGTTCGGCTCACCGTCATCGGCGAGCAGATGTTCGCGGTGGCGATCCACGCCGGGAGCGAAGCTGCCAAGCTCGACTGGCGAACCGACTATGCGTCTCTGACGTACGAGCCGGTCGAGCTGCCGGTGGACGTGGAGAAAGGCGTCCGACTGCTGATGAATGAGCTGGGTCTGTTCTTCGGCGCCCTGGACTTTGCCGTGACTCCGGATGGGCGCTGGGTGTTCTTCGAGGTGAACCCGAACGGTCAGTGGCACTGGTTGGCGGTCAAGGCCGGGGTGCCGATGGTGGAGGCGATGGCTGATGCCCTGCAAGGAAAGGACGGCTAG
- the tgmA gene encoding putative ATP-grasp-modified RiPP — protein sequence MSNDLIAVPFGVRHLASGPETAPMKLPMSYSANLQLNVSATGNPYHAIAAALPETNTETPIPDGQRPGSDNSTDNY from the coding sequence ATGAGCAACGATCTGATTGCTGTGCCGTTCGGTGTCCGTCACCTGGCTTCCGGCCCGGAGACTGCGCCGATGAAGCTGCCGATGTCGTACAGCGCGAATCTGCAGCTGAACGTGTCGGCGACCGGCAACCCGTACCACGCCATTGCGGCGGCGCTGCCGGAGACGAACACCGAGACGCCGATCCCCGACGGTCAGCGTCCGGGGTCGGACAACTCGACCGACAACTACTGA
- a CDS encoding GntR family transcriptional regulator, producing the protein MREVATNPDKEPASRTIERDLRRRIEDGDLAVGDRLPSERNLAEQYGVARNTAREAIRLLAEQGLVTIRHGSGVTVRGKTRLLRFGSERYARTLRQETGLSPFRAEVSRQGREASVDCRSITRISPPAEIAERLQIDPETETVVRRENWYYADNEPMQVGVTFAPWSIVEGTPVADSAQMGKGSLYARFEERGHAITTIREEVTARMPTPDEAKGLRIPDAVPVLEVTHTGIDQNGAPFEVTIFTMRADYNGLDYRMPVED; encoded by the coding sequence ATGAGGGAGGTTGCGACGAACCCCGACAAGGAACCTGCGAGCCGGACGATCGAGCGCGACCTGCGGCGCAGGATCGAGGACGGCGACTTGGCCGTCGGCGACAGACTGCCCTCCGAACGGAACCTGGCCGAGCAGTACGGCGTAGCTCGCAACACGGCCCGCGAAGCGATCCGCCTCCTGGCCGAACAGGGACTGGTCACCATCCGTCACGGCAGCGGCGTCACGGTGCGCGGTAAAACGCGCCTGCTGCGCTTCGGATCCGAGCGCTACGCCCGCACACTGCGTCAGGAGACCGGACTGTCTCCGTTCCGTGCCGAGGTGTCCCGGCAGGGGCGCGAAGCGAGCGTCGACTGCAGGTCGATCACCCGCATCAGCCCGCCGGCCGAGATCGCCGAGCGATTGCAGATCGATCCGGAGACCGAGACCGTCGTACGGCGGGAGAACTGGTACTACGCCGACAACGAGCCGATGCAGGTCGGCGTCACCTTTGCCCCCTGGTCGATCGTGGAGGGTACGCCGGTGGCCGACTCCGCACAGATGGGCAAGGGCAGCCTGTACGCGCGGTTCGAGGAGCGCGGTCACGCCATCACGACCATCCGCGAGGAAGTCACCGCGCGAATGCCAACGCCGGACGAAGCCAAAGGTTTGCGGATTCCGGACGCCGTACCGGTCCTCGAAGTCACGCATACCGGCATCGATCAGAACGGGGCACCGTTCGAAGTCACGATCTTCACCATGCGTGCCGACTACAACGGCCTGGACTATCGAATGCCTGTGGAGGACTGA
- a CDS encoding GNAT family N-acetyltransferase, whose translation MPDPIIRPRQDDDLEPAGAALVDVHSTDGYPVEGVADPVAWLEPDGLISSWIAELDGQIVGHVAISEPQPGDDAVRLWLEQSDDTVDKVAVVGRLFVTKAARRKAIGEKLARAVVTDPLVRGKRLVLDVMDKDQDAIRLYERLGLQKIGTATHTFGEGQTITAHCYVVPEIP comes from the coding sequence GTGCCAGATCCCATCATTCGCCCGCGCCAGGACGACGACCTCGAGCCGGCGGGCGCCGCCCTGGTCGACGTCCACAGCACAGACGGTTACCCGGTCGAGGGCGTCGCGGATCCAGTCGCCTGGCTCGAGCCCGATGGGCTGATCAGTTCCTGGATCGCCGAACTGGACGGTCAGATCGTCGGGCATGTGGCGATCAGCGAACCGCAACCCGGTGACGACGCGGTCCGGCTCTGGCTGGAGCAGTCCGACGACACAGTCGACAAGGTGGCGGTGGTCGGGCGCTTGTTCGTCACCAAGGCGGCCCGCCGCAAGGCGATCGGAGAGAAACTGGCTCGCGCTGTCGTGACCGACCCCCTGGTCCGCGGCAAGCGCCTGGTCCTCGACGTGATGGACAAGGACCAGGACGCCATCCGGCTGTACGAACGACTCGGGCTTCAGAAGATCGGGACCGCAACCCACACGTTCGGCGAGGGCCAGACGATCACGGCGCACTGCTACGTCGTGCCTGAGATCCCGTAG
- a CDS encoding winged helix-turn-helix domain-containing protein, translated as METVPDSSLIIGVATTSAERVQLARLLSGAEALLLVSSADQARAFLDLTTGTGSQPVVLTPGVLPPDPPVEAPAQIEAPLPRTGNVVALPAALRLDEDRRVVRWKDREVPLTRLEHDFLHCLVQKPGQVWTYQHLHHAVWGNEHLGHGSHIHSVVKRLRQKLAHLGATVTIHAVRGVGFHLLPAA; from the coding sequence ATGGAGACTGTGCCGGACTCGTCGTTGATCATCGGCGTCGCCACGACCAGTGCCGAACGCGTCCAACTGGCACGCCTGCTGAGCGGTGCCGAGGCCTTGCTCCTGGTCTCCAGCGCCGACCAGGCCCGAGCCTTCCTGGACCTCACCACCGGCACCGGCTCCCAGCCCGTCGTACTGACCCCCGGAGTCCTCCCGCCGGACCCGCCGGTTGAAGCTCCTGCCCAGATCGAGGCACCCCTGCCCAGAACCGGCAACGTGGTCGCCCTCCCCGCCGCCCTCCGCCTCGACGAGGACCGCCGAGTCGTCCGCTGGAAGGACCGCGAGGTCCCCCTGACCCGCCTGGAACACGACTTCCTCCACTGCCTGGTCCAAAAACCGGGCCAGGTCTGGACCTACCAACACCTCCACCACGCCGTCTGGGGCAACGAACACCTCGGCCACGGCTCCCACATCCACTCGGTAGTAAAACGCCTCCGCCAAAAACTCGCCCACCTCGGCGCGACAGTAACCATCCACGCAGTCCGAGGCGTCGGCTTCCACTTGCTCCCAGCCGCCTGA
- a CDS encoding glycoside hydrolase family 18 protein encodes MRIRTLPTLVAALALLGTGVVPAAVAATPSDNGRSLPTQVVAQQDNAVAAGKRVVGYFTEWGVYDRNYHVKNIKTSGSAAKLTNIVYAFGNTTGGRCTMGDSYAAYDKAYDAAGSVDGVADTWDTGALRGNFNQLRKLKKEFPNIKVVWSFGGWTWSGGFTEAAKNPAAFAESCHALVEDPRWADVFDGIDIDWEYPNACGLSCDTSGPNAFNNVISALRTKFGSSALVTAAITADGTDGGKIDATDYATAAGKLDWIMPMTYDYFGAFAAQGPTAPHSPLTSYDGIPTAGFHSDAAIQKLKSKGIPASKLLLGIGFYGRGWTGVTQAAPGGTATGAAPGKYEAGIEDYKLISTRCPSTGTVGGTAYAFCNGQWWGYDTPATIRSKMGYANQQGLGGAFFWELSGDTTDGALITAVKTIG; translated from the coding sequence ATGAGGATCCGTACCCTGCCCACCCTGGTCGCCGCGCTCGCACTGCTCGGTACCGGAGTGGTCCCCGCCGCGGTCGCGGCCACCCCGTCCGACAACGGCCGGTCCCTGCCGACGCAGGTGGTCGCGCAGCAGGACAACGCGGTTGCCGCGGGCAAGCGCGTCGTCGGCTACTTCACCGAGTGGGGTGTCTACGACCGCAACTACCACGTGAAGAACATCAAGACGAGCGGGTCGGCCGCCAAGCTGACCAACATCGTCTACGCCTTCGGCAACACCACCGGCGGCCGTTGCACGATGGGCGACTCGTACGCGGCGTACGACAAGGCGTACGACGCGGCCGGCTCGGTCGACGGCGTCGCGGACACCTGGGACACCGGCGCGCTGCGCGGCAACTTCAATCAGCTGCGCAAGCTGAAGAAGGAGTTCCCGAACATCAAGGTGGTCTGGTCGTTCGGCGGCTGGACCTGGTCCGGCGGCTTCACCGAGGCCGCCAAGAACCCGGCCGCCTTCGCCGAGTCCTGCCACGCGCTGGTCGAGGACCCGCGCTGGGCCGACGTGTTCGACGGCATCGACATCGACTGGGAGTACCCGAACGCCTGCGGCCTGAGCTGTGACACGTCCGGGCCGAACGCGTTCAACAACGTGATCAGCGCGCTGCGTACCAAGTTCGGGTCGTCCGCGCTGGTGACCGCCGCGATCACCGCCGACGGCACCGACGGCGGCAAGATCGACGCCACCGACTACGCGACGGCGGCCGGCAAGCTCGACTGGATCATGCCGATGACGTACGACTACTTCGGCGCCTTCGCGGCCCAGGGCCCGACGGCTCCGCACTCGCCGCTCACGTCGTACGACGGGATCCCGACCGCCGGCTTCCACAGCGACGCGGCGATCCAGAAGCTCAAGTCCAAGGGCATCCCGGCGTCCAAGCTGCTGCTCGGCATCGGCTTCTACGGCCGCGGCTGGACCGGCGTCACGCAGGCCGCCCCGGGCGGTACCGCGACGGGTGCGGCACCGGGCAAGTACGAGGCCGGCATCGAGGACTACAAGCTGATCTCCACCCGCTGCCCGTCCACCGGGACCGTCGGCGGTACGGCGTACGCGTTCTGCAACGGGCAGTGGTGGGGCTACGACACCCCCGCGACGATCCGCAGCAAGATGGGCTACGCGAACCAGCAGGGTCTCGGCGGCGCCTTCTTCTGGGAGTTGTCCGGCGACACCACCGACGGCGCCCTGATCACCGCCGTCAAGACCATCGGCTGA
- a CDS encoding OmpA family protein, whose translation MPLLLTAVLVAFKGDGLSNATADEAGTAEAPATPPAPSASASVVPPETEAAPFSVAWTEEDGLQVTAVLRDEAAKDKVVGEIQGLLDEGETFGDRLTVDAASGLASPSALVGVLQALRSATGEVAVRYDGATITLSGDVADQATKATAARAAAKAVPGAIVANELRVPTATKPTVSEACRTFEGRLTQVTGQHRIVFLSGTAIVNERSRGSVARVAALLKSCATARVEVGGHTDNLGDPSTSLPLSQKRADAVKSELVRLGVPAGRIISRGYGESEPVASNHTSAGRIANRRVEIRVP comes from the coding sequence GTGCCGCTGCTTCTCACCGCTGTTCTGGTCGCCTTCAAGGGCGACGGGCTGAGCAACGCGACCGCCGACGAAGCCGGTACGGCGGAAGCGCCCGCCACTCCCCCAGCGCCCAGCGCCTCGGCGAGCGTCGTACCGCCGGAGACCGAGGCCGCGCCGTTCTCCGTCGCGTGGACCGAGGAGGACGGCCTGCAGGTCACCGCCGTACTGCGGGACGAGGCCGCGAAGGACAAGGTCGTCGGCGAGATCCAGGGGCTGCTCGACGAGGGCGAGACCTTCGGCGACAGGCTGACGGTCGACGCCGCGAGCGGCCTGGCGAGTCCGAGCGCCCTGGTCGGCGTACTGCAGGCGCTGCGATCGGCGACCGGTGAGGTCGCGGTGCGGTACGACGGGGCGACGATCACGCTGAGCGGCGATGTCGCGGACCAGGCGACCAAGGCGACGGCGGCGCGGGCGGCGGCGAAGGCCGTGCCGGGGGCCATCGTGGCGAACGAGCTGCGCGTGCCGACCGCCACGAAGCCGACGGTCAGCGAGGCCTGCCGGACGTTCGAGGGCCGGCTGACGCAGGTGACCGGCCAGCACCGGATCGTGTTCCTGTCCGGTACGGCGATCGTGAACGAGCGGTCGCGGGGATCGGTCGCGCGGGTCGCCGCGCTGCTGAAGAGCTGCGCCACCGCCCGGGTCGAGGTCGGCGGTCACACCGACAACCTCGGCGATCCGTCGACCAGCCTGCCGCTGTCGCAGAAGCGCGCGGACGCGGTGAAGAGCGAGCTGGTCCGGCTCGGCGTACCGGCCGGGCGGATCATCAGCCGCGGGTACGGCGAGTCCGAGCCGGTCGCGTCCAACCACACCTCCGCCGGGCGGATCGCGAACCGCCGGGTGGAGATCCGAGTTCCGTAG